CCGCGGGATTCATGTACCCGGCCAAACTTCGCAGGCGGCCGCAGCCGCCCCGATATGAATCATCCCCGCTGCCATCCTGTTTTACACCTCGTCGTCCGTTTCCGATGTGTTATTCCCAGCGGCATGCGCCCGGCAAACTTCGCCGGCATGTACCCGGCCAAACTTCGCCGGCGTCCGCAGACGCCCCTGGTAAGTCGCTTCCCGGCTTCGGATCCACGCGGCAATATCTTTCCACGGGAGCATCCCGCCTACGTTTTTATCATCCACGTAGCAATGCGCATACACCTTGCGCGCGTCGCTACCATAGGCCACCACCTGATCCGGCTGATGATCATTGATGCGATCGAAGCCGATGCCCTTTTCAAGCAGCCAGTTCACCATCTCCGTTTGCTGGCGCCCTTCGCGGCATGTCCAGATAATGATATAGTGCCCTTCGGCGCGCAGAGCGTTGATCGCCTCACGCGCCCCAGGCATCGCCTCGCCGATCCTCGGCCACTGGCCGTCGTGGATCGTTCCATCAAAGTCTACTGCGATGATCATACGTCCGTCATGCTTAAGGGGATGGGCACCCAGGCGCCCGACTCGTCACGTACCGCCGCGCGGATGTAGTCTTTCGAGGGCGTGGGTTGGTAGCTCTCTTGGATGATGCGCACGCCCTCTATAAAGCGTTCGTCGCCCGTTTCCTCGGCCATCTTTTGCAGCTGTAGCACGCGGGAGGCCTTCAGATTGCCCGCCTCGTCGCGCGACAGCAGCCGCAGGATGGCCTTGACCAGCGCGCGGCTGGCATCGTCGCGGGCCTGCGATTCGATGTACGTTTTGACCATCGCGATACCCTCGTTCACCGTGTCGCGGTAATTGTCGAGCATGTAGTGCCCGATGGTGATGCGCATCGTGCCCTCGGAGTTGGTGAACGTGTGCGACTGCTGATCGTCTTTCACGCCGAACAGCTCCGCCTTCATCTCCAATGCCCCGCGGAAGGCCTCCGCCGCGGCCGTCTTTTTCTGGGCGATAGCCTCGCTGATATTCGTCAGCTCGGGCATTACGGCCGCGATCGTCTCATCCACCAATTCCGTGTAGGCTTCGCGATCGGACTTCCGTTTGGCCTCCGCCGCTTTCTTCTCTTTGGCCAGTTTGTAGGCCTCAAACTCTTGGCGCTCCTCGGCCGTCATTTCTACTGTTGTCATTTCTGTTTATGCGTTTAGGTGTTTATCTGTTTATGCGCCCAGGGATCTCTTTCCGTCCGTCGGGGAACATCACATAGAGGAAGCCCCCGCCGCCCTGGGGTGTATCCGCCATTCGGCCGACCTTTTCAATGTCTTTTACACGCTGCATAAAGGCGTTGTAAAGGCTGCGTAAACGCTCCAGCGGGATGCGGTTGAAGTTCGTAGCCCCGGCAGCCCGGCAGGCAATGGCCTTTACCCGATTCACATCCGCCTCATAGTCCATTGCTTGGCAGTAGCCGAACACGGCGGCCATCACCCGCTTGCGCCAGCGGTCTGCCTCGGACGCCCGCGGGGTCATCGCCACGGCCAGTTTACTACACACGTCGGCCAGCCCCGCGCAATCCATTTCCGAGGAATGCTCTACGCCATACGAGGCGAGGATTTCGCGCTTACCGTCCTCATCGATCCGCGCCCTGTTTAGCAGCATGTGGAAGCGCTTTAGCAGTTGCCGCTTCCGGTGATCGTTATCTATTGTTTTCATCATTCTCTACTTCTTCTAACTACCCGGGCGAAGCCCGTAACTACCGGGCGGCCTTACCCGCCCCTACTTCTTTTTCTCGCCCCCAGTATTCATCCGCGCCTTTATCCCAGATCACCACCGGCCGACCGCCGCCGTAACGGCTCGTGGGGAAGGCTTTGAACCCTTCGATGCGGAAAGCCACGTTGGCATCGCGCAGGATGCGCAGGGCCGTGGGCGTCGAGGGGCGACGGCCGTCCACGTGACTGATGTAGACGAACAGCTTCGTGGGAAAGCGTCGTTTGAGGTCTTTGTATTCTGAAAACTTCAGATCCATGAATTGCACGGAATCGATAAAGATGATGTCCGCACTGCGTTGCCGCCGCAGCCTTTCGCAAAGCTCGTCCTTGCTTTCGCGGTCGAGCAGTATCCAGCGGGCGCCCGCTTCGAGCATTCCAGCGCGGTCGACAGCCATCTGGATCGTTCGCGAATTGCCCTCCTCGACGCTGTTGTAGGCCACGCGGCCGAAGGCGGTCAGATACTTGGATAGCATCATCGCGAAGGTCGTTTTGCCGTTTTTCGTATCCCCGTAAATGATCCAGCTGCCCGTCAGCTGGGGATCACCCACCGCATCGCGCCACACGCCATCAAACCCGAGCGTGTTGAACTTCGTGGCCAACACATTGCGCGCTGTCAGTCCCTTCTTCATCGTCGTTATGCTCTTTTTGACAGTTCGATGTTTATCCGTCGGAGGGATGGCGTGTTATCCTCACCCATCAGGCGGCGCAGCAGGCGGTTCACGTCCGTATCCGCCCCGGCGTTGGCTTTGATGATCATCGCGGCCGTCAGTTGCAGGAAGCGCTCGGCCTCTTCGCGGGCCGTGGGCACGACCTTGCCGTAGCGCTTGCCAAAGCGGCCGAAGATTTCGGCGTAGCCCACCTTCTTATTGTCGATGGCTCGGCGGATCTTTTCGCTGAGACCGTCAGCGCCCATCATGTAATACCCGCAGCAGTGCTCCGTGGCGTTCCATAGGGCTTTGATCTCGAGGAAAGCCTCATAGCTGAGGTCGCCCGCCTCGTCGAGGATGACCAGCGGCCGATCGAGCGTTTTGAGGTAGAACACGAGGTCGTTGTAGACGTCCGCCAGCCGCCCCGTGCTACCCACGCCAAACTCTCGGGCGATGCCCCGCAGCAGCTTTTGCCGCGTTTTGACCTGCGAGCAATCCACGTAGACGGCATTGCGGTGCGTTTTGACATATTGCCGGGCGGTGTAGGTCTTTCCGATGTCGGTCAGGTCGCAGAGCATGGCCGAGAGGCCGTTCTGCTGGCACATTTCGAGCTGCGCCGTGATGTATTTGAAGACGGGCGTTTCGGCCGTCTGCCATGCCGGCGCATCGGTCAGGCCGACGCCCAAGCGGCGGGCGATGCTGATCCACTTTTCGTCGGCCAGCACCCCGACCGTCTCGCCCCGCTTGATGCGGCTGTATTGCGCGCTGCCTATGCCAAGCGTGGCGGCAAAGCGGGCGTCCGAGCCGTCGAAATTGGCCCGACGCGCCGCCAGCGCAGCCCGGATTTTCTCTTTGTATTCGTTCGTGAGGCTCATATATTCGCGTGTTTTTAACGTTATTCTTACTTGCTTATGACTGAGTATTATTTGCTTGAATGCATGATCCCTGACGAGCTGCCCGACAAGCAGTTCGTCGAGAGTACCAAAGCTCTTTTGTCGTTTTCCCGGCTGATGAAATGCCCTTGCCGGCAGGTGCAAGGGGAAAACTATTGGTTAGTTGAATTGCCGGCTGACCCATATGCTTTCTGCGAGGCGATAAATGCGTTTGAGGCGTTTTGCCCACTTTATCAGATTGCTCATTCTCTACAATGCTATCCTGTCGAAACATGTCCTATTCGTGTTAAGTAGTTTCTATTTTGTTGGTTCATAATTGATCGATCGCGCGGGCGGCCCAATCCTCCATCGAGGCCGTGAGTTCGTCTTCCTCGTAGCCGATCGGCTGACGGGTCTCGACGATTTTGACCGGCGCCGCGGCCACAGCCTCAGCCGTCTCCCGATCCACCCGACCCACCTGGGGAATCTCTTCGCGTCGCTCGCGGATCATCCGGTCGAAGCGCGCCGCCCGCTTGTGTTGCACGAGCATCCGCGCCTCGTCTTCCTCAGTGCGTTCCGCGGCGCATTCGTTGTAGGCCATCTCCGCCCGCGCCGTGGCCTGACCGATGTAGACATCGCCCTGATAGAGGTAGACACATGGCACCGAGCCATCCTCGAGGGGCAGCCAGTAGGCCGTGACGCGCCGATCGTTCGGCTGAAGGCGGCTGAGCATATCGAAGTCCGCAAGGGCGAACTCGGCACTGGCTACCCGCACGTAGTCGTTGTTGCGGATGGTCGTTTCCGTCACGTTGCCGATGTGTTTATACAGCCTTTCCGGCGCGATCGGCCGCAGCGTCGGGTTGGCGTGCTTCAAAAGCACCTCGCGGCGGGTCAGCCCGGGGAACTCTTTCTGCCGTGGATGCAAGGCGTTATTATGCAACTCAATGTCTGCTAAATCGTCGGCAATGATCGTTTGCGGTTGAAAGGTGGGATCGATGAAATCGCCGTGCACCTTGTTGCGCACGCTTTTGAAGGCCTCCGCCTTGCCGTACCAACGGCCGCGCATGTGCCCTTGCTTCTTCGATGTGCCCCATTTGAGCGACCGGATGTTGTGCTCGGCCCGTTTCTCGGTGGGCGACGAACAGAATCGGACGAATTGGAAGGCCTCAGGCAGCCAGTCGATGTTTTGCATCAGGTGATGCTCCACTTCCAGCTCGGCCGGCATGGGCAAACCCAGCTCCGTGAGCTCGCAAAAGACGTTGCGGAAGGCCTCTATCACGGTGTCCAGCGTGGGCGTGCCCACGGTGTAGGCCGGGCGGAACCAGTAGCCCGAGACGACGTCCACGCAGAGGTATTTGGCCACCCAGCCGCGGGTGCTTTTTCGGGACAGGACGGCGTCGTCCATCGAGATTTTGGAGAGGGCAAATCGGCCATTGTGTCGCACATGCTTCGGGCGTTGCGAGTTGGCGTAGTCGAACTGGCCGTTGCGGTCGGCATAGACAGCCGTCTCGTTGACCACGTTTTTCAGGTACCGCCGGATGGTCGAGCAGCTCACCGCCTGCGGGCGGCCTTTGTAACGGTAATCCTCGGGGCGGAACACTTCGCCCGTCTCCCGGTCGAACAGCTCCGTATCGCCCGCCGCGAACTCCATGTAGAGCTCGTGCACGCGGGCTGCAAACGGCTTGTCGTTCGTTCGCCAAAGCGCCACGATCAGGTTTTCAGCCCGGCGGGACACCTTCCGCGCCGCGTCGTTGCCCATGTTGCGGGGCAGCAGCGCGGCGTACCCCTCAGCCACATAGGCGCGGAAGGCGCGCTCGAGGCTGCGTGCGTTGGTGTACTCCGGTACGGCCACGCCGTACGTTTCGGCCGACCGCCGGCACTCGTCAGTGTGCCAACGGAGCATCGTCTGCCAGTAGGCACCTTTCCGAAGTTTGGAGCCACTGGCCGCGCGACGTTCCGTCTGCCGGGCGAGTCCCTCGCGGAGGGCGTTGAAGATTGAGGCTTTGGCCGTGAGCTGCCGGACGGTCTCTTCCGAGAGGCGCCCGCCGTCCGCCTTTTCGTAAGCGGCGAAGAAGGCCTCCGCCTCCCGATCCATGTCCACGGTGTAGAGCGGCCGGTGTTCCTCACGCGGCACACGCCCCATCACCCGTTCGATCACCCGCAGCCGGTCGGCCCGGCGGATCGAACGCGCGTCGATCACCGTCTCACCTCCTTTGCGTTGGCTGATGATGGATACATCGCCGTTTTGTCTGTCATAACAAAACTGCCGATACGTCAGCCCCGACTCACACCAGTCGTTCACCGTCAGGGCGGGCACACCATCTATATATGCGTAAGCGGGCATCGTTCTTTTTATCTCCTTTCAATGTCCGGTTCGGGGGAGTCGAACCCCCGCGGCCACTTTCGGCCGTCAAAACCCTGAACCGGCGCCCCCTTAGGGATCAGGCACCCCCTTGGGGACTCACGTCAAACAGTTCTAAGAAATAAGCATCTATGTCGAGCAAAAAAGTATTCTTCTAATCCTCGCCGAAGTGGTCGGCTATGCGTTTCATCCGTTCCCGGTCGAGCCACCAAATCAGCCCCACCATAACACCTGCAACCAGGTACAGGGCAATGTCTGTCATCGTCTCCGATCCTTCCGTCGGGCTGCACGAGAGCAACACCCCAAGGCATCCGAACCGAAGCCACATCCCCACGCTTGTCATTCTGAGCGCGCCCAAAAACATGCGTAGGGGCGCACACGCATACGCCTCCGGGCATCCCGTGAGGGATGAATGCCCGCTCTTGTATCTTCCGTTTTCCATTTTTCACTTTTCGTTTTTCGTTGCACTTACGCCCTCCCTTGGATATATCGTTCCACCCGTTCGGCCGTCAGTCTGACCGACTGCCCATCGTCCGAATCGAACAAGTAGACATCCAACTCCCGGTATCGGTATCGCAGCATTTCGCGCCGCCCCCGACCCGTGTACCAATAGCACGCGCCGGGCCTCAAATCACTTGTTTTCATCGCTCAGCTTGATTTTCTCGATTTCACTCATCAAAAACACCCGCAGCGCCACTCCGATCCGCGGATCGTTCCACATCAGCCGGCACAGCTCTATCAGCATGTAGCCCCGGCCGCACACCGCCAGCATAGCCTCTGACTCTTCCTCGCCGTCCATCTGATCCATCGTAACCAACACCGCCGCACGATCTTCGGATTTCTCCTTGACCAACTTCCGCAGCTCATTTCCTATCTCATCAGCCCGCAGAATCAGCGTGCTATTCACCTCCGAGACATCCGCTGGTCTCATATCCTTATCCGTATTCATTTCGTTTTTCACTTTTCGTTTTTAGCTCTTAATGATCAATTCTATCGCATCACTCAGCGCGTCGATGCGTGCCTGCGCACGCAGCAACTCCACATATAGCGGGTGCGCCACTTGGACGATCTGTTCGTCCATCAGTTCCTCTTCCAGTCGTTCCGCGTCCGCCTGCGCCAACTCCACCCGCTGGCCCAGCTCGCCGATTACAGATTCATACTTCGTTTCCATCGCGTCGTTTTTCGTTGCCATCAGCTCAGTTGTTCGATGACGGACGTCATCCGCGCCTCCGACAGCGGATTCACATACTCCTGACAGTTCTTCAGCGCCCGTTCCTGCAAAGCCAGCATCACGCTCCCGGCATGCCCACCGGCCTGACCAGCCACTACCCGCTGCACGAACCACACCGGGTAACCCGTCGAGCGCGCCACCTGTATGTAGTCCCGCCGCGACAGGTAGCGCCTCATCCGCCCCATCATCACCCGTTCCAGCTCTTCCCGTTGCTCGTCGGTCAGCTGAGCCCCCGGCGCCACGTAGTAGCCATATTTCCGAAGGCTCGGCAGCACTTCGCCCGTCACCCATTTCCGGAACGCCCGTGCCTGCGGCTTCCTGCTTTGAAAGATCAGCGCATACATTCCGGACTCGTTGACGAACGTAAGCTCCTGCTTTCCACCAAGGGTGTCACTATTAATGACACCCTTTTCGTCATCGTCGAGCCGGCTCACTGCTTGGCGGCTGTTATCAAGTCCAAGCAGCTCGCACACATCTTTGGCCGCAAACCACGGCTCATCCTTAATCATCTGCATCCGTACGGATGCCCCTTCTTTCCATTGTAAAATGCTCGTTTCCATTCTTCTTACTCCTTCATTTTAATACAGTTACTTGTTCCTTTCCTTTCTCTTTCAGACCCATATCCAGCGCCCGTTTCCGGATACGCTTAGCCAGGTCGCTTTGCGAGGCATCATTTAATGCCGCTCTTACCATTTGAGTACTCACTCGGAAGGCCTTTGCCAACTCCTTTACCGACTCGGGGTCTCTTAGAATCTTTCCCATCTCTCTGTTCGTTTACTTAATCCATAATTTTAGCGCGCCTTTCATTTTGAAAGACGTCGCAAACGTATAATCATTTGATGATATAGAGCAACAAAAGATGAAGAATTTTCTAGGTGTAAATGATAGAATCCTGTATTTGATTGATAGTCAGCTTGGTGGCAACAAGAAAAAATTTGCAGAAAGAATCGGATTCGCCCCTCAAGTCGTATTCAATATTGTTTCCGGGAGGAAAAGCAAGCCGAGTTTCGACGTGTTAGAAGCGATCATATCATCATTTGATGAAATATCTCCCGAATGGCTACTTACTGGCAAGGGGGCTATGCTGCGCGGGCAATCGGCGCCGGAAGTGGCTCCCCCACCATCAGAACCGGCCTTCCCCGGCTTTATCGAGAAAATACAGGAACTGTCTGTCAAAGTCGGCCGCTTAGAAGCTGAAAATGAGCACTTGCGCGCCGCCATCGAGGCCAAACAAAAAGAGATCGAAGCCCAACAAAGAGAGATCGAAGCCCAGCGAAGGGAGATTGAGGCCAGACAAAAAGAGATTGAGGATAAGGAACGACAGATCAAGCTGATGCGCATTGATCACCTGAAAAAAGAGGAACCCGATATTCATACTCAATATCTCGAACCTGCCCACGCACCTCTACCCCCCGAAAACCCCGTAGAATCCGCCGAACTGTTA
The sequence above is drawn from the Tannerella serpentiformis genome and encodes:
- a CDS encoding HAD family hydrolase — its product is MIIAVDFDGTIHDGQWPRIGEAMPGAREAINALRAEGHYIIIWTCREGRQQTEMVNWLLEKGIGFDRINDHQPDQVVAYGSDARKVYAHCYVDDKNVGGMLPWKDIAAWIRSREATYQGRLRTPAKFGRVHAGEVCRAHAAGNNTSETDDEV
- a CDS encoding DUF3164 family protein, translating into MTTVEMTAEERQEFEAYKLAKEKKAAEAKRKSDREAYTELVDETIAAVMPELTNISEAIAQKKTAAAEAFRGALEMKAELFGVKDDQQSHTFTNSEGTMRITIGHYMLDNYRDTVNEGIAMVKTYIESQARDDASRALVKAILRLLSRDEAGNLKASRVLQLQKMAEETGDERFIEGVRIIQESYQPTPSKDYIRAAVRDESGAWVPIPLSMTDV
- a CDS encoding ATP-binding protein; translated protein: MKKGLTARNVLATKFNTLGFDGVWRDAVGDPQLTGSWIIYGDTKNGKTTFAMMLSKYLTAFGRVAYNSVEEGNSRTIQMAVDRAGMLEAGARWILLDRESKDELCERLRRQRSADIIFIDSVQFMDLKFSEYKDLKRRFPTKLFVYISHVDGRRPSTPTALRILRDANVAFRIEGFKAFPTSRYGGGRPVVIWDKGADEYWGREKEVGAGKAAR
- a CDS encoding ATP-binding protein produces the protein MSLTNEYKEKIRAALAARRANFDGSDARFAATLGIGSAQYSRIKRGETVGVLADEKWISIARRLGVGLTDAPAWQTAETPVFKYITAQLEMCQQNGLSAMLCDLTDIGKTYTARQYVKTHRNAVYVDCSQVKTRQKLLRGIAREFGVGSTGRLADVYNDLVFYLKTLDRPLVILDEAGDLSYEAFLEIKALWNATEHCCGYYMMGADGLSEKIRRAIDNKKVGYAEIFGRFGKRYGKVVPTAREEAERFLQLTAAMIIKANAGADTDVNRLLRRLMGEDNTPSLRRINIELSKRA
- a CDS encoding BRO-N domain-containing protein, with product METSILQWKEGASVRMQMIKDEPWFAAKDVCELLGLDNSRQAVSRLDDDEKGVINSDTLGGKQELTFVNESGMYALIFQSRKPQARAFRKWVTGEVLPSLRKYGYYVAPGAQLTDEQREELERVMMGRMRRYLSRRDYIQVARSTGYPVWFVQRVVAGQAGGHAGSVMLALQERALKNCQEYVNPLSEARMTSVIEQLS
- a CDS encoding GntR family transcriptional regulator; protein product: MGKILRDPESVKELAKAFRVSTQMVRAALNDASQSDLAKRIRKRALDMGLKEKGKEQVTVLK
- a CDS encoding helix-turn-helix domain-containing protein gives rise to the protein MKNFLGVNDRILYLIDSQLGGNKKKFAERIGFAPQVVFNIVSGRKSKPSFDVLEAIISSFDEISPEWLLTGKGAMLRGQSAPEVAPPPSEPAFPGFIEKIQELSVKVGRLEAENEHLRAAIEAKQKEIEAQQREIEAQRREIEARQKEIEDKERQIKLMRIDHLKKEEPDIHTQYLEPAHAPLPPENPVESAELLKSQPQEALFTP